The proteins below are encoded in one region of Scleropages formosus chromosome 19, fSclFor1.1, whole genome shotgun sequence:
- the LOC108927612 gene encoding microtubule cross-linking factor 1-like isoform X3, giving the protein MDGWAECRAAVKQRSRSLDAPPRLWSEPSSGPVTRRPGEEDGQVVTRRRAGVCLAIGSRSDSSSDLSDCPSDGSASWAPGTPTDTCTLALGQCDRGGSLEGRRSPGHSGGPAGSAPDGDAAVREDLLREIEELRSENDFLKDEVEELRAEMLEVKDSFVKQEAHELQELRRQLSFANKSCRVLQYRLRKAERRDPQGLGWLEQELQIAKDTSVRLHKELERAEERCCRAEDENEALRHRVLEEEVARAALQEALCRAQQSDVKREGSVEIDKEQKCVDQEDSAELRARLLSTREESVVLLRRVALLARQKDELEQELRRYRCVFGDADGAVPPGVTAAGAPLSTREAELRLRLQLVEEEADMLARKVVELEAENRAARVENEDLCRRHERGFPRTVSSGAPYGDGLERTAESRHHLYFAEEEAALPGDREGGSVTAAPPWEDGTPGSGGSWCCADLGGAPREQLSEDRVLGSSVGRCSLSSHPGEMEHSGQEEAGEDVLRGQREGPVGGESDFKGTPSWGASAVDGDDDAETLSSLKQEVRCLETVADLLIAHSDRLLRNGQRGATAGRGPGGDVPTDRLSADGESESRGLNTVNARLRDLGSELLSFVKKLQDLGTIVPPNCVGTVHHPSGAALPDGPSLPVLERDDTSHFHLQGALSTQKKDGDSSRSSPSGRSGSGTRAPATGDRPSGWRRGTGRHPRTSENLFLEALCLDPLGRDRMSSPARPAGRNGPPRGVEGSGDTESRRSQSGLQREKTRAGNLLRVKTVCSLSDFQRLMDSSPFLADAGVTVGRDGGETPPLSPDDLDYLDEFETRGGDLAGARGSESRGAPETVSNPAEPSQPASGCCAAGSNHGNSIMQECGRHPVWKSSADGVPERPEVHEGLGTRPRKRSCKDQACQTDAYRKTLSPRTVRLGLQMEPSRRTAANPKQCLTPRGGATPVSSPCRNTQGRLCIPAAQNHLEPNCGAHLQCREPTNGRATTVLPSRGTGGSAWARSTTTRDSPVHAPPRDGPSSLFSVVDCPATTRHTATGSRRTRTAGRSAAERPPSAQHLSERREKESREVTGVKPNQKRSEDSSGVLEKHGREKSRTGGRNRMPRGQQGTSEPRVVAGLAPWRP; this is encoded by the exons ATGGACGGCTGGGCTGAATGTCGCGCTGCTGTCAAACAGCGCAGCCGGTCGCTGGACGCGCCACCGAGGCTCTGGAGCGAACCGTCGTCGGGCCCGGTGACCAGGCGGCCAGGTGAGGAGGACGGACAGGTGGTCACGCGCAGGCGCGCGGGTGTGTGTCTCGCCATCGGCAGCCGCTCGGACAGCAGTTCCGACCTGTCCGACTGTCCCTCCGACGGCAGTGCCTCATGGGCGCCTGGTACCCCGACGGACACGTGCACCCTGGCCCTGGGGCAGTGCGACCGAGGGGGGTCTCTGGAAGGGAGACGCTCACCTGGACACTCGGGTGGACCTGCGGGATCCGCACCGGATGGGGACGCGGCGGTCCGAGAGGACCTGCTGAGAGAGATCGAAGAGCTCCGTTCTGAAAATGACTTTCTGAAG GACGAGGTGGAGGAGCTGCGCGCCGAGATGCTCGAGGTGAAGGACAGCTTTGTCAAGCAGGAGGCCCACGAGCTCCAGGAGCTGCGGCGCCAGCTGAGCTTCGCCAACAAGAGCTGCCGCGTCCTGCAGTACCGGCTGCGCAAAGCTGAGCGCAGGGACCCCCAGGGGCTCGGctggctggagcaggagctACAG ATTGCCAAGGACACGAGTGTGCGTTTGCACAAGGAGCTGGAGCGCGCCGAGGAGCGGTGCTGCCGGGCGGAAGACGAGAACGAAGCGCTGCGGCACAGGGTGCTCGAGGAGGAGGTGGCCAGAGCCGCCCTGCAGGAGGCGCTGTGCCGAGCCCAGcag AGTGACGTGAAGAGAGAAGGAAGTGTAGAAATCgacaaagagcagaaatgcGTAGATCAG GAGGACAGCGCTGAGCTCAGGGCCCGGCTGCTCTCGACCCGGGAGGAGAGCGTGGTGCTGCTGCGCAGGGTCGCCCTCCTCGCCCGCCAGAAGGAcgagctggagcaggagctgcgCAGGTACAGGTGCGTCTTTGGGGACGCGGACGGCGCCGTGCCGCCGGGGGTCACGGCCGCCGGGGCTCCCCTCTCGACCCGAGAAGCGGAGCTGCGGCTGCGACTCcagctggtggaggaggaggccgACATGCTGGCCAGGAAGGTGGTGGAGCTCGAGGCGGAGAACCGGGCCGCACGGGTCGAGAACGAAGACCTTTGCCGGCGCCACGAGCGTGGCTTCCCCAGGACGGTGTCCTCCGGCGCCCCCTATGGAGACGGCCTTGAGCGCACGGCCGAATCGCGCCACCACCTGTACTTCGCGGAGGAAGAAGCGGCGCTGCCAGGGGACAGAGAAGGGGGCTCCGTCACGGCGGCTCCTCCCTGGGAAGACGGGACCCCTGGATCCGGAGGCAGCTGGTGCTGTGCGGACCTGGGGGGGGCGCCGCGGGAGCAGCTGAGTGAGGACAGGGTCCTCGGTTCCAGCGTGGGGCGGTGCAGCCTCTCCTCGCACCCTGGAGAGATGGAGCACTCCGGACAGGAAGAAGCAGGAGAAGATGTGCTCCGAGGTCAGAGGGAGGGGCCCGTCGGCGGGGAGAGCGATTTCAAGGGGACGCCATCCTGGGGGGCGTCTGCTGTGGACGGAGACGACGATGCGGAGACACTAAGCAGCTTGAAGCAGGAGGTGCGGTGCCTGGAGACGGTAGCGGACTTGCTCATTGCGCACAGCGACCGCCTGCTTCGCAACGGCCAGCGGGGGGCGACGGCGGGACGGGGGCCCGGGGGGGACGTGCCGACGGACCGGCTGTCGGCCGACGGCGAGTCCGAGTCTCGCGGCCTGAACACCGTCAATGCCCGTTTGAGAGATCTCgggtcagagctgctgagctTCGTGAAGAAGCTCCAGGACCTCGGCACCATAGTCCCACCGAACTGCGTGGGGactgtccatcatccatccggCGCCGCCCTGCCCGACGGACCGTCCCTGCCTGTCCTTGAGCGGGACGATACGAGCCACTTCCAC CTGCAGGGGGCGCTGAGCACGCAGAAGAAGGATGGAGACTCCAGCCGCTCCTCTCCCTCGGGCAGGTCTGGTTCCGGAACCCGGGCTCCCGCCACGGGAGATCGACCCTCGGGATGGCGCCGCGGGACCGGCCGGCACCCTCGAACCTCGGAGAATCTGTTCCTGGAGGCCCTCTGCCTGGACCCCCTTGGACGGGACAGGATGTCTTCACCGGCACGGCCAGCGGGCAGAAATGGGCCCCCCCGGGGGGTTGAG GGCTCTGGGGACACAGAGAGTAGGAGGAGTCAGTCAGGACTCCAGAGGGAGAAAACGCGCGCTGGAAACCTCCTCAG GGTGAAGACCGTTTGCTCCCTGAGTGACTTCCAGCGCCTCATGGACAGCTCTCCCTTCCTGGCGGACGCGGGTGTGACTGTGGGTCGAGACGGGGGTGAAACGCCACCGCTGTCTCCAGACGACCTCGACTACCTGGACGAGTTTGAGACAAGGGGCGGGGACTTGGCCGGCGCTCGGGGTTCAGAATCCCGTGGGGCACCGGAGACCGTGTCGAACCCTGCGGAACCGTCCCAGCCTGCATCTGGTTGCTGCGCCGCTGGCAGTAACCATGGTAACAGCATCATGCAGGAGTGCGGAAGACATCCTGTCTGGAAGTCTAGCGCAGATGGGGTTCCCGAGCGTCCAGAGGTCCATGAAGGTCTCGGAACGCGACCGAGGAAGCGGAGCTGTAAGGACCAGGCCTGTCAGACCGACGCCTACAGGAAAACACTGAGCCCTCGAACCGTGCGCCTGGGCCTGCAGATGGAGCCGTCGCGGCGCACGGCCGCTAACCCTAAGCAGTGCCTCACACCCAGGGGGGGCGCCACCCCTGTCTCCTCTCCCTGTCGCAACACGCAGGGGAGACTGTGCATCCCCGCTGCGCAGAATCACTTGGAACCGAACTGTGGCGCCCACCTCCAGTGCAGAGAGCCCACCAATGGCCGCGCCACCACAGTACTGCCTTCGCGGGGCACCGGCGGGTCAGCCTGGGCGCGCTCCACCACCACGAGGGACAGTCCGGTTCACGCCCCACCCCGGGACGGGccctcctccctcttcagcGTCGTCGACTGCCCGGCGACCACCCGTCACACCGCCACCGGGTCCCGTAGAACACGGACAGCTGGCAGGAGTGCTGCAGAAAGGCCCCCCAGTGCCCAGCACCTCAGCGAGAGGCGGGAGAAGGAGAGCAGGGAGGTTACGGGTGTGAAACCGAACCAAAAGCGCAGTGAGGACTCGTCCGGTGTCCTGGAGAAACATGGAAGGGAGAAGAGTAGAACGGGTGGGAGGAACCGGATGCCCAGGGGTCAACAAGGAACCAGCGAG CCACGTGTCGTCGCAGGATTGGCTCCCTGGAGGCCCTAA
- the LOC108927612 gene encoding microtubule cross-linking factor 1-like isoform X4: MDGWAECRAAVKQRSRSLDAPPRLWSEPSSGPVTRRPGEEDGQVVTRRRAGVCLAIGSRSDSSSDLSDCPSDGSASWAPGTPTDTCTLALGQCDRGGSLEGRRSPGHSGGPAGSAPDGDAAVREDLLREIEELRSENDFLKDEVEELRAEMLEVKDSFVKQEAHELQELRRQLSFANKSCRVLQYRLRKAERRDPQGLGWLEQELQIAKDTSVRLHKELERAEERCCRAEDENEALRHRVLEEEVARAALQEALCRAQQSDVKREGSVEIDKEQKCVDQEDSAELRARLLSTREESVVLLRRVALLARQKDELEQELRRYRCVFGDADGAVPPGVTAAGAPLSTREAELRLRLQLVEEEADMLARKVVELEAENRAARVENEDLCRRHERGFPRTVSSGAPYGDGLERTAESRHHLYFAEEEAALPGDREGGSVTAAPPWEDGTPGSGGSWCCADLGGAPREQLSEDRVLGSSVGRCSLSSHPGEMEHSGQEEAGEDVLRGQREGPVGGESDFKGTPSWGASAVDGDDDAETLSSLKQEVRCLETVADLLIAHSDRLLRNGQRGATAGRGPGGDVPTDRLSADGESESRGLNTVNARLRDLGSELLSFVKKLQDLGTIVPPNCVGTVHHPSGAALPDGPSLPVLERDDTSHFHGALSTQKKDGDSSRSSPSGRSGSGTRAPATGDRPSGWRRGTGRHPRTSENLFLEALCLDPLGRDRMSSPARPAGRNGPPRGVEGSGDTESRRSQSGLQREKTRAGNLLRVKTVCSLSDFQRLMDSSPFLADAGVTVGRDGGETPPLSPDDLDYLDEFETRGGDLAGARGSESRGAPETVSNPAEPSQPASGCCAAGSNHGNSIMQECGRHPVWKSSADGVPERPEVHEGLGTRPRKRSCKDQACQTDAYRKTLSPRTVRLGLQMEPSRRTAANPKQCLTPRGGATPVSSPCRNTQGRLCIPAAQNHLEPNCGAHLQCREPTNGRATTVLPSRGTGGSAWARSTTTRDSPVHAPPRDGPSSLFSVVDCPATTRHTATGSRRTRTAGRSAAERPPSAQHLSERREKESREVTGVKPNQKRSEDSSGVLEKHGREKSRTGGRNRMPRGQQGTSEPRVVAGLAPWRP, from the exons ATGGACGGCTGGGCTGAATGTCGCGCTGCTGTCAAACAGCGCAGCCGGTCGCTGGACGCGCCACCGAGGCTCTGGAGCGAACCGTCGTCGGGCCCGGTGACCAGGCGGCCAGGTGAGGAGGACGGACAGGTGGTCACGCGCAGGCGCGCGGGTGTGTGTCTCGCCATCGGCAGCCGCTCGGACAGCAGTTCCGACCTGTCCGACTGTCCCTCCGACGGCAGTGCCTCATGGGCGCCTGGTACCCCGACGGACACGTGCACCCTGGCCCTGGGGCAGTGCGACCGAGGGGGGTCTCTGGAAGGGAGACGCTCACCTGGACACTCGGGTGGACCTGCGGGATCCGCACCGGATGGGGACGCGGCGGTCCGAGAGGACCTGCTGAGAGAGATCGAAGAGCTCCGTTCTGAAAATGACTTTCTGAAG GACGAGGTGGAGGAGCTGCGCGCCGAGATGCTCGAGGTGAAGGACAGCTTTGTCAAGCAGGAGGCCCACGAGCTCCAGGAGCTGCGGCGCCAGCTGAGCTTCGCCAACAAGAGCTGCCGCGTCCTGCAGTACCGGCTGCGCAAAGCTGAGCGCAGGGACCCCCAGGGGCTCGGctggctggagcaggagctACAG ATTGCCAAGGACACGAGTGTGCGTTTGCACAAGGAGCTGGAGCGCGCCGAGGAGCGGTGCTGCCGGGCGGAAGACGAGAACGAAGCGCTGCGGCACAGGGTGCTCGAGGAGGAGGTGGCCAGAGCCGCCCTGCAGGAGGCGCTGTGCCGAGCCCAGcag AGTGACGTGAAGAGAGAAGGAAGTGTAGAAATCgacaaagagcagaaatgcGTAGATCAG GAGGACAGCGCTGAGCTCAGGGCCCGGCTGCTCTCGACCCGGGAGGAGAGCGTGGTGCTGCTGCGCAGGGTCGCCCTCCTCGCCCGCCAGAAGGAcgagctggagcaggagctgcgCAGGTACAGGTGCGTCTTTGGGGACGCGGACGGCGCCGTGCCGCCGGGGGTCACGGCCGCCGGGGCTCCCCTCTCGACCCGAGAAGCGGAGCTGCGGCTGCGACTCcagctggtggaggaggaggccgACATGCTGGCCAGGAAGGTGGTGGAGCTCGAGGCGGAGAACCGGGCCGCACGGGTCGAGAACGAAGACCTTTGCCGGCGCCACGAGCGTGGCTTCCCCAGGACGGTGTCCTCCGGCGCCCCCTATGGAGACGGCCTTGAGCGCACGGCCGAATCGCGCCACCACCTGTACTTCGCGGAGGAAGAAGCGGCGCTGCCAGGGGACAGAGAAGGGGGCTCCGTCACGGCGGCTCCTCCCTGGGAAGACGGGACCCCTGGATCCGGAGGCAGCTGGTGCTGTGCGGACCTGGGGGGGGCGCCGCGGGAGCAGCTGAGTGAGGACAGGGTCCTCGGTTCCAGCGTGGGGCGGTGCAGCCTCTCCTCGCACCCTGGAGAGATGGAGCACTCCGGACAGGAAGAAGCAGGAGAAGATGTGCTCCGAGGTCAGAGGGAGGGGCCCGTCGGCGGGGAGAGCGATTTCAAGGGGACGCCATCCTGGGGGGCGTCTGCTGTGGACGGAGACGACGATGCGGAGACACTAAGCAGCTTGAAGCAGGAGGTGCGGTGCCTGGAGACGGTAGCGGACTTGCTCATTGCGCACAGCGACCGCCTGCTTCGCAACGGCCAGCGGGGGGCGACGGCGGGACGGGGGCCCGGGGGGGACGTGCCGACGGACCGGCTGTCGGCCGACGGCGAGTCCGAGTCTCGCGGCCTGAACACCGTCAATGCCCGTTTGAGAGATCTCgggtcagagctgctgagctTCGTGAAGAAGCTCCAGGACCTCGGCACCATAGTCCCACCGAACTGCGTGGGGactgtccatcatccatccggCGCCGCCCTGCCCGACGGACCGTCCCTGCCTGTCCTTGAGCGGGACGATACGAGCCACTTCCAC GGGGCGCTGAGCACGCAGAAGAAGGATGGAGACTCCAGCCGCTCCTCTCCCTCGGGCAGGTCTGGTTCCGGAACCCGGGCTCCCGCCACGGGAGATCGACCCTCGGGATGGCGCCGCGGGACCGGCCGGCACCCTCGAACCTCGGAGAATCTGTTCCTGGAGGCCCTCTGCCTGGACCCCCTTGGACGGGACAGGATGTCTTCACCGGCACGGCCAGCGGGCAGAAATGGGCCCCCCCGGGGGGTTGAG GGCTCTGGGGACACAGAGAGTAGGAGGAGTCAGTCAGGACTCCAGAGGGAGAAAACGCGCGCTGGAAACCTCCTCAG GGTGAAGACCGTTTGCTCCCTGAGTGACTTCCAGCGCCTCATGGACAGCTCTCCCTTCCTGGCGGACGCGGGTGTGACTGTGGGTCGAGACGGGGGTGAAACGCCACCGCTGTCTCCAGACGACCTCGACTACCTGGACGAGTTTGAGACAAGGGGCGGGGACTTGGCCGGCGCTCGGGGTTCAGAATCCCGTGGGGCACCGGAGACCGTGTCGAACCCTGCGGAACCGTCCCAGCCTGCATCTGGTTGCTGCGCCGCTGGCAGTAACCATGGTAACAGCATCATGCAGGAGTGCGGAAGACATCCTGTCTGGAAGTCTAGCGCAGATGGGGTTCCCGAGCGTCCAGAGGTCCATGAAGGTCTCGGAACGCGACCGAGGAAGCGGAGCTGTAAGGACCAGGCCTGTCAGACCGACGCCTACAGGAAAACACTGAGCCCTCGAACCGTGCGCCTGGGCCTGCAGATGGAGCCGTCGCGGCGCACGGCCGCTAACCCTAAGCAGTGCCTCACACCCAGGGGGGGCGCCACCCCTGTCTCCTCTCCCTGTCGCAACACGCAGGGGAGACTGTGCATCCCCGCTGCGCAGAATCACTTGGAACCGAACTGTGGCGCCCACCTCCAGTGCAGAGAGCCCACCAATGGCCGCGCCACCACAGTACTGCCTTCGCGGGGCACCGGCGGGTCAGCCTGGGCGCGCTCCACCACCACGAGGGACAGTCCGGTTCACGCCCCACCCCGGGACGGGccctcctccctcttcagcGTCGTCGACTGCCCGGCGACCACCCGTCACACCGCCACCGGGTCCCGTAGAACACGGACAGCTGGCAGGAGTGCTGCAGAAAGGCCCCCCAGTGCCCAGCACCTCAGCGAGAGGCGGGAGAAGGAGAGCAGGGAGGTTACGGGTGTGAAACCGAACCAAAAGCGCAGTGAGGACTCGTCCGGTGTCCTGGAGAAACATGGAAGGGAGAAGAGTAGAACGGGTGGGAGGAACCGGATGCCCAGGGGTCAACAAGGAACCAGCGAG CCACGTGTCGTCGCAGGATTGGCTCCCTGGAGGCCCTAA
- the LOC108927612 gene encoding microtubule cross-linking factor 1-like isoform X2 produces MDGWAECRAAVKQRSRSLDAPPRLWSEPSSGPVTRRPGEEDGQVVTRRRAGVCLAIGSRSDSSSDLSDCPSDGSASWAPGTPTDTCTLALGQCDRGGSLEGRRSPGHSGGPAGSAPDGDAAVREDLLREIEELRSENDFLKDEVEELRAEMLEVKDSFVKQEAHELQELRRQLSFANKSCRVLQYRLRKAERRDPQGLGWLEQELQIAKDTSVRLHKELERAEERCCRAEDENEALRHRVLEEEVARAALQEALCRAQQSDVKREGSVEIDKEQKCVDQEDSAELRARLLSTREESVVLLRRVALLARQKDELEQELRRYRCVFGDADGAVPPGVTAAGAPLSTREAELRLRLQLVEEEADMLARKVVELEAENRAARVENEDLCRRHERGFPRTVSSGAPYGDGLERTAESRHHLYFAEEEAALPGDREGGSVTAAPPWEDGTPGSGGSWCCADLGGAPREQLSEDRVLGSSVGRCSLSSHPGEMEHSGQEEAGEDVLRGQREGPVGGESDFKGTPSWGASAVDGDDDAETLSSLKQEVRCLETVADLLIAHSDRLLRNGQRGATAGRGPGGDVPTDRLSADGESESRGLNTVNARLRDLGSELLSFVKKLQDLGTIVPPNCVGTVHHPSGAALPDGPSLPVLERDDTSHFHCGLRAEPHGPQAEERPLADSSRGDGSGEWSSASGPSAEGALSTQKKDGDSSRSSPSGRSGSGTRAPATGDRPSGWRRGTGRHPRTSENLFLEALCLDPLGRDRMSSPARPAGRNGPPRGVEGSGDTESRRSQSGLQREKTRAGNLLRVKTVCSLSDFQRLMDSSPFLADAGVTVGRDGGETPPLSPDDLDYLDEFETRGGDLAGARGSESRGAPETVSNPAEPSQPASGCCAAGSNHGNSIMQECGRHPVWKSSADGVPERPEVHEGLGTRPRKRSCKDQACQTDAYRKTLSPRTVRLGLQMEPSRRTAANPKQCLTPRGGATPVSSPCRNTQGRLCIPAAQNHLEPNCGAHLQCREPTNGRATTVLPSRGTGGSAWARSTTTRDSPVHAPPRDGPSSLFSVVDCPATTRHTATGSRRTRTAGRSAAERPPSAQHLSERREKESREVTGVKPNQKRSEDSSGVLEKHGREKSRTGGRNRMPRGQQGTSEPRVVAGLAPWRP; encoded by the exons ATGGACGGCTGGGCTGAATGTCGCGCTGCTGTCAAACAGCGCAGCCGGTCGCTGGACGCGCCACCGAGGCTCTGGAGCGAACCGTCGTCGGGCCCGGTGACCAGGCGGCCAGGTGAGGAGGACGGACAGGTGGTCACGCGCAGGCGCGCGGGTGTGTGTCTCGCCATCGGCAGCCGCTCGGACAGCAGTTCCGACCTGTCCGACTGTCCCTCCGACGGCAGTGCCTCATGGGCGCCTGGTACCCCGACGGACACGTGCACCCTGGCCCTGGGGCAGTGCGACCGAGGGGGGTCTCTGGAAGGGAGACGCTCACCTGGACACTCGGGTGGACCTGCGGGATCCGCACCGGATGGGGACGCGGCGGTCCGAGAGGACCTGCTGAGAGAGATCGAAGAGCTCCGTTCTGAAAATGACTTTCTGAAG GACGAGGTGGAGGAGCTGCGCGCCGAGATGCTCGAGGTGAAGGACAGCTTTGTCAAGCAGGAGGCCCACGAGCTCCAGGAGCTGCGGCGCCAGCTGAGCTTCGCCAACAAGAGCTGCCGCGTCCTGCAGTACCGGCTGCGCAAAGCTGAGCGCAGGGACCCCCAGGGGCTCGGctggctggagcaggagctACAG ATTGCCAAGGACACGAGTGTGCGTTTGCACAAGGAGCTGGAGCGCGCCGAGGAGCGGTGCTGCCGGGCGGAAGACGAGAACGAAGCGCTGCGGCACAGGGTGCTCGAGGAGGAGGTGGCCAGAGCCGCCCTGCAGGAGGCGCTGTGCCGAGCCCAGcag AGTGACGTGAAGAGAGAAGGAAGTGTAGAAATCgacaaagagcagaaatgcGTAGATCAG GAGGACAGCGCTGAGCTCAGGGCCCGGCTGCTCTCGACCCGGGAGGAGAGCGTGGTGCTGCTGCGCAGGGTCGCCCTCCTCGCCCGCCAGAAGGAcgagctggagcaggagctgcgCAGGTACAGGTGCGTCTTTGGGGACGCGGACGGCGCCGTGCCGCCGGGGGTCACGGCCGCCGGGGCTCCCCTCTCGACCCGAGAAGCGGAGCTGCGGCTGCGACTCcagctggtggaggaggaggccgACATGCTGGCCAGGAAGGTGGTGGAGCTCGAGGCGGAGAACCGGGCCGCACGGGTCGAGAACGAAGACCTTTGCCGGCGCCACGAGCGTGGCTTCCCCAGGACGGTGTCCTCCGGCGCCCCCTATGGAGACGGCCTTGAGCGCACGGCCGAATCGCGCCACCACCTGTACTTCGCGGAGGAAGAAGCGGCGCTGCCAGGGGACAGAGAAGGGGGCTCCGTCACGGCGGCTCCTCCCTGGGAAGACGGGACCCCTGGATCCGGAGGCAGCTGGTGCTGTGCGGACCTGGGGGGGGCGCCGCGGGAGCAGCTGAGTGAGGACAGGGTCCTCGGTTCCAGCGTGGGGCGGTGCAGCCTCTCCTCGCACCCTGGAGAGATGGAGCACTCCGGACAGGAAGAAGCAGGAGAAGATGTGCTCCGAGGTCAGAGGGAGGGGCCCGTCGGCGGGGAGAGCGATTTCAAGGGGACGCCATCCTGGGGGGCGTCTGCTGTGGACGGAGACGACGATGCGGAGACACTAAGCAGCTTGAAGCAGGAGGTGCGGTGCCTGGAGACGGTAGCGGACTTGCTCATTGCGCACAGCGACCGCCTGCTTCGCAACGGCCAGCGGGGGGCGACGGCGGGACGGGGGCCCGGGGGGGACGTGCCGACGGACCGGCTGTCGGCCGACGGCGAGTCCGAGTCTCGCGGCCTGAACACCGTCAATGCCCGTTTGAGAGATCTCgggtcagagctgctgagctTCGTGAAGAAGCTCCAGGACCTCGGCACCATAGTCCCACCGAACTGCGTGGGGactgtccatcatccatccggCGCCGCCCTGCCCGACGGACCGTCCCTGCCTGTCCTTGAGCGGGACGATACGAGCCACTTCCAC TGTGGTCTGAGGGCGGAGCCACACGGGCCTCAGGCAGAGGAGCGCCCCCTGGCGGACAGCAGCAGAGGTGACGGAAGCGGGGAATGGAGCAGCGCGAGTGGTCCCAGTGCAGAG GGGGCGCTGAGCACGCAGAAGAAGGATGGAGACTCCAGCCGCTCCTCTCCCTCGGGCAGGTCTGGTTCCGGAACCCGGGCTCCCGCCACGGGAGATCGACCCTCGGGATGGCGCCGCGGGACCGGCCGGCACCCTCGAACCTCGGAGAATCTGTTCCTGGAGGCCCTCTGCCTGGACCCCCTTGGACGGGACAGGATGTCTTCACCGGCACGGCCAGCGGGCAGAAATGGGCCCCCCCGGGGGGTTGAG GGCTCTGGGGACACAGAGAGTAGGAGGAGTCAGTCAGGACTCCAGAGGGAGAAAACGCGCGCTGGAAACCTCCTCAG GGTGAAGACCGTTTGCTCCCTGAGTGACTTCCAGCGCCTCATGGACAGCTCTCCCTTCCTGGCGGACGCGGGTGTGACTGTGGGTCGAGACGGGGGTGAAACGCCACCGCTGTCTCCAGACGACCTCGACTACCTGGACGAGTTTGAGACAAGGGGCGGGGACTTGGCCGGCGCTCGGGGTTCAGAATCCCGTGGGGCACCGGAGACCGTGTCGAACCCTGCGGAACCGTCCCAGCCTGCATCTGGTTGCTGCGCCGCTGGCAGTAACCATGGTAACAGCATCATGCAGGAGTGCGGAAGACATCCTGTCTGGAAGTCTAGCGCAGATGGGGTTCCCGAGCGTCCAGAGGTCCATGAAGGTCTCGGAACGCGACCGAGGAAGCGGAGCTGTAAGGACCAGGCCTGTCAGACCGACGCCTACAGGAAAACACTGAGCCCTCGAACCGTGCGCCTGGGCCTGCAGATGGAGCCGTCGCGGCGCACGGCCGCTAACCCTAAGCAGTGCCTCACACCCAGGGGGGGCGCCACCCCTGTCTCCTCTCCCTGTCGCAACACGCAGGGGAGACTGTGCATCCCCGCTGCGCAGAATCACTTGGAACCGAACTGTGGCGCCCACCTCCAGTGCAGAGAGCCCACCAATGGCCGCGCCACCACAGTACTGCCTTCGCGGGGCACCGGCGGGTCAGCCTGGGCGCGCTCCACCACCACGAGGGACAGTCCGGTTCACGCCCCACCCCGGGACGGGccctcctccctcttcagcGTCGTCGACTGCCCGGCGACCACCCGTCACACCGCCACCGGGTCCCGTAGAACACGGACAGCTGGCAGGAGTGCTGCAGAAAGGCCCCCCAGTGCCCAGCACCTCAGCGAGAGGCGGGAGAAGGAGAGCAGGGAGGTTACGGGTGTGAAACCGAACCAAAAGCGCAGTGAGGACTCGTCCGGTGTCCTGGAGAAACATGGAAGGGAGAAGAGTAGAACGGGTGGGAGGAACCGGATGCCCAGGGGTCAACAAGGAACCAGCGAG CCACGTGTCGTCGCAGGATTGGCTCCCTGGAGGCCCTAA